The Salvelinus alpinus chromosome 3, SLU_Salpinus.1, whole genome shotgun sequence genome segment ggcccaacactctaaccactaggctacctgccaccccatttcacttgctttggcaatgtaaacatatgtttcccatgccaataaagcccttaaattgacattgaattgaattgagagcgagagagacattgATCCCCCTGGTACTATAATCACTTTATTTagattctccttctctctctcccagggtaTTTCAATACAACTTACACCAAAAAGGTCACACTAAAacaaaggagatgtgttctgttcCAAAGACTGGCTACGTCCCAAATtgtacccttttccctatatagtgcattacttttggccagagctCCAAGTCACTGACAAGGATGATAATCCACAGTAACACATCGCTCAGACCAGACAAATGGCATATTTTCCAATTTACACAATACACTGAATGAAAACTAAGAGGGACAGACAGGGCGTCAAGTCAAATGACTGCAGTCAGACAGAGCGTTACCAATCAGCAGTTTACACGTCTCACCTCGCTTCTCCTCCTATGTCTGTCTGTTGTGCAGCCGCCACAGACCCAGGGTGCATCTCAAGTCTAGCACGGCTAGCATGGCTTCTtcccctcatctcttctccttaTGGCTTCctctctactccatctggcttcctttcctcgtctcctctccctctgcattTATCCATAAACAAAGGAATGGGGAAAGCAATATAGTGGAAGCCTACTGGGAAGAAAAGGAGACAAGAGAAGGAGATTAAGGACAGGAGGCAACTTTAGACTATAGAGTGGTACCTCTCCCAAGTGTGTCAAACTGTGGGTGACTGTGCTGTTGCTCAATATATTATTGACTGAGGCTTCAGAAAATTGCTGCAGTGACACTGTGGATGTAGGTATTTCTTCGTACCACAACCCTGCCCCCATTCTGTCCTTTCTCTGCTATTCCTGAGGATTGCCATGCATATTGAATCAGGCCTGCAGCTgggagggtgtgtttgtgtgtgtcttttacAAAGTATCAACACTTGACAGATAGGAAAAGAGAGCTCTCGTGTGGCAACTTCTGTTACTACAACCTGTGCGTGTTATCAACGCCAACCGCTCTACGTTAGTGTTTCTCAATCCATTCCTAGCCTGGCTAGGGTTTGCACATTTATGTGCTAGCCAAGCACTATAATTCAACTCATCGAGGGCTGGGTAAGCACAAAAACGGGTATCCTGTTAGCATCCCACAGGAATGGATTGCACACCTCTATTACAAACCACTAAACACAGGAGTTCTACTAGGTCTATGATCAAATCAGTTTGCACTGCATCTTTTGGCTCGTTCAAATACATTAAAATCCGCTTTACAAGTGCCTTTGTAACTGGGCCCACACTAGTCTTTGTAAGGTGGATGTTATAACGATAATTATTATGCGCTGCCATCGGTAGTAGGGGCATCTGCTTAGACAATAAACATTGGCTGTTTCCCAAATGTAATGCAATGCAAACCTCGGAGGTCCTGAGGGGATATGTGTCACTAACTGCACTGATTATGTGCATATTTGATTAGTGTTTACTGCTATGCTAATGATGAAAGTAAATTCAATGCCTCCAAAGAGAAGTCTGTTGGGTCATTCAGAGTCTCATAATGCTGTCTAGCTCCACTCAATGTGTGTGGTGCCAGAAGACGTCCAGGGTGCCCTCTCATGTTTAATTAACTGCAAATCATATTCTTCACCTTTTTGTTGAAATTACGAAAATGTAAGTGGTTGGGTGCTGGTTAGAAAATGGTATCCTGTTGAAATAACCTGATTATCTGCGAGTCACTAACTGTTACTTTATGTACTGGTTGATGTATATCGTGTTTGCCAGTTAGGTAGCGAAGGTCTGGGTGCTCCTGTTTTCATAACTACCCAGTTATACCAAAGCTAGCATCGTTAAACTAGCCTGATATAACAAGATCATGTTGTTTCACGTCACTTgtcaaattgatttaaaaaagtgAAGAGCGGattaaatataaatgtacagGTTGAATCTCTGTGTTGACGCAGTCTCTGTATCGTAGCAGCATCAGTTTGGCTTTGAACACAATAGGGTGTCGCCCAAGGTCACACAGAGGTTTTTCGCAGTCTGGAAGGACATAATGGAGTTTGTCAACAGTGATGGAGGTCTAGGAGCTGGCAAGCTTCCCCCAGGAATGAATAGAAGTGCAATATTGTTTAGCTTGTGGTGGGCCAACATCAGAGCGGAGACGTCTGCCAGGCCAGCCACACAGAAATCCTACCTGCAAGAGTTGAGTGCCATCAGCGTAAGTTATGAGGCTGAGGTTGTGATAGAAGGACCAGGTGAGTTTGTGTACAGAGAACCAAAGGGGAGCTAGTAACCTTAGACAGCAGCAGTAAGGTGCCAGGTATGATGCCAACGAAAAGAGTGCATAGCCGGAGACGATTCCGCGTGAGTTGCAGTAGTCTGCATCGTAGCACCATTGGTTCGGCTCTGAACTCACACCACTTCATTTAAGTCTTATCGTTGTGAGAAAATGCATTAGAAATATTCAGGTCATACGCACTTAATGTCTACAAAGAGAAAAACACAGGACCGGCGTATGAGACTATCATCACAGGCTATACACAACACACCTCAGTAATTCACCATTTAATGTATTCGGTAACGTTGGTATTCACACTGTTTTAATGGGAACACCATTCAACATTTTTTAAAGGATAATATAGCCATAGTCAACAATACAGACGTCTGGTCAGGAGGCCTTTAATGCAAGATTCGCTCAAATTAAGGGGATGTATTGATTGGTTCTCAAATGTTTTTCTTGGTGGATTTGAAAAACCAACAGTTGTGTAATGCAAGCGGCGGCGCGTGGCTGTTTGCGCGAGAAGACGTAAAAGCACAGCCACCTTCCTAATTGACGTATCATGCCACTGCATCAAAACAGCCTTTCCAGACCGAAGTCAGTGTGATTTAAGACTTTGGTATGAGGTATGCGCCAGACTACCAATATCCCAAAAACGACTTTGAACATAAACATATTCAAGCACACTGCAAATGTAATAGTGTACAGataaaaatgtcaaatatatatGCTTTTCAATCCAGGACATGTAGAGGAAATTACAAAAACAGGACAGTTTGACTTTTTTCACCCTAAGTTTTTTTATTCGATGACAATATACAAGAACATCTTGAGCACGAGGAACATCCCAGATTCTCCAGGCTCACTGTAGGGAAACACAGAGGAAGAGAAGTTAGTTCACCTGCAAAACAGAAATTCACCATCTCCACTTACAACAACTCTACTCAAGGGAGGGGGGCGCAACTCAACTAGAGGAAGAGGGGTAATTGGGCTGAGGGTCCAAAGGGTAATAGTTTTGAAATTGGGAACAGATGCATTTGCTAGAGATGGAGCTCAACctacatgtttgtttttttgttgtttttttaaatagtAAATGCATCCAAATGAAAACTGCAATATTACAGTGTAACTGACATTTTTCAGCTCAGTGAAGAATTTATTGGGCAGTGGAGTATAAAATAATATTGAAGTATATATCAAAGTACAgtagaagtcagaagtttacatatacatttaaactcagtttttcacaattcctaacatttaatcctagtaaaaattccatcttgggtcagttaggatcaccactttaatttaagaatgtgaaatgtcagaataaatagtagagagaattatttattttcacttgtatttctttcatcacattcccagtgggtcagaagtttacatacactcaattagtatttggtagcattgcctttaaaattgtttaacttgggtcaaatgttttgggtagccttccacaagcttcccagattaagttgggtgaattttggcccattcctcctgagagctggtgtaactgagtcaggtttgtaggcctccttgctcgcacacgctttttcagttttgcccacacattttctatatgattgatgtcatgtcagggctttgtgatggccaccccaataccttgactttgttgtccttaagctatttttcgtttcctccagcatcttcacaagagagaacgcatctccttcgtcagctgcgtggtcccatggtgtttatacttgcgtactattgtttgtacagatgaacgtggtaccttcaggcgtttggaaattgctcccaaggatgaacaagacttgtggagggcCACAAATTTTccccctgaggtcttggctgatttctttagattttcacatgatgtcaagcagaggcactgagtttgaaggtaggccttgaaatacatccacaggtacaccttcaattgactcaaattatgtcaattagcctatcagaagcttctaaagccatgacaattttctggaattttccaagctgtttaaaggcacagtcaaattagtgtatgtaaacttctgacccactggaattgtgatacagtgaattataagtgaaaaaatctgtctgtaaacaattgtcggaaaaatgacttgtgtcatgcacaaagtagatgtcctaaccgacttgccaaaactatagtttgttaacaataaatttgtgtagtggttgaaaaacaagttttaatgaccccaacctaagtgtatataaacttctgacttcaactgtatattgtatTAAATTAAACTAGGAACTTTAACATTTCAGAGAAAAGTCATGAGTAGGCATGTGGTTCAGTTGTCCCACATCGAGACATTGGGCTATAAATTATTATCCTAGACATGCTTTAATAAACAACCACCAAAGGTCACCGCTCATAATGCACATAGTCATAATAAAATAGTTTAATAGGAGAATAAGAATGGATAATCGTTTAGAAGCAATTAAatcgttttgttgttgttgatatgaCGTTAGTTGATATTATAATATTTGTTCGAGAATAAGTACCACCAGCCAGGGTAAGTTTAGGAGTTTGGGGAAAAAGGGGGATGGAAGATGGGTTGAAGTAGTAAGGATGCGTGCTTGTAGATAAGGTTGTTGGAAGACGACAGGTGAGATCTCTACAGGTGAGGTACCAAGAGAAGATTCAATGTGCAATTCAACACAATATAGCACACCATGCCCTGTTTTCTTTATACCTGTAACAGACACctcatttctgtaaaaaaaatccATGGGAGGCAAAATAAAAGGCAAAAGGATGAAAAAAGTTACGTTAAACTTTTACTTAAAATAATTAACTCCTATAGTAGATCTCTGAATGGCATAAGATTTGAGCCATAGATGAATTTCATTCAGTTGGGGCCCAATTCCACCCAGGAAAAGAATACAAAGTCAAAACTGAATGCTGAGCACCAGATGCGGACATGTCAATAAATGCACACAAATGCAGCTTCTAGATACGTCCCTCAATACATTCCTGCAGGATCCCTGGGGATGCACATCTGTGTTTTAGCCCAGCACTGAGACTTGATTAATTGAATTATgcgtgttagtgctgggctaaaacaaaaatgtgtactGCATTGGGGCCCTCAAGGAATGAATTGAGAAATTGCTCTAGTTCCTAGTCTTTCAGAGATCCACTAGGCAACATACTGTTGAGTCTTAAGACCACACTATACGGTTCAACCTGGGATCTAAACCACTATTAGTGCTCAGTTCACACTCGCCAACATTAGTGTCATGAGTTAGAATGAGCAGCTAAGTATCAACTGGTAGGTACCTGAACTAAAACCCAATGTGGATGTTAGATAAATCCACATGTAAAAAGGCACCATAGCTTTTTTGGTTATATAATGGGAAGATTGGGATGAAGTCTAACAGGAGTTAGCTAGGAACATCACTCCTAAGTAGTAGTATCTGCACACAGCAGTTAGTCTACTGATGAAAACATCATTTACCTTCTACAGTCCCGAAGAACAGTAGATAAGAGAAGATGACAATGTATATTAAAACAGTAAGAACGTATAAATAAAGACAGCACTAACAGACTTGGGAAGAAGGAAAGATATGCATGTAATTAATGATTAACTAATACGAAATAAGTGAAACTTGGGGTGCGTTTCAATAGTCTCAAGAAGTTCCCTCTATCTGCACTGATGTGAATTTCGCTTGGGTGAATGCAGCCATCCAGTATTATGCATTCACCAACTCTGCTGATTtacagtgcagatgaaggagaaTAAAAGGAGCTACTGTAAAAATGTGACTATTGAAATGCACCCACCCTCGAACAAGAGGAATGTACCATAGGGAGAATGGCCACATTACCTTTTTGCCAGCAGCGCCCACACTGGCTTTCTTGGTGCCTCGTACTTTCTTCATTCTGTTCTTGCGTTCCTTGCGCTGTTTTCTGGAGGACTTCTTCTTCTCATAGAGACCGTGCTGTGAGAACAGAGAAAACCAAATATTTTAACCAAACAGCACTGCTTCCATTGTGTTATCTTTCCATTATTCAGCATCAATGTGGGTATCACTGGCAGACAGTAATTGATAATGATGGGACTCATAGAAACTATGTACAGACGTAGTGTCATACAAATAGAGAATATTGCCTAAAAACAGCTATATCCATTCAATTGGTGCTTTCCACAAGCAAAGCCCCACTTGTTTCCATTTTCCCAGCATCTACTTACCCTGGCCAGTCTGTGCTTGGGCTCGTTTTTCTTAGCGTAGTCGAGAGAGTCGTAGACCATGGCGAAGCCCGTCGTCTTGCCGCCACCAAACTGGGTCCTGAAGCCGAAGACGAACACAACGTCAGGGGTGGTCTTGTACATTTTGGCCAGCTTCTCCCGGATCTCAGTCTTGGGGACTGTGGCTTTGCCCGGATGGAGGACATCGACAACCTGGAAGCGGAGACAATGGACAAAAGTTTAAGACCACGCAGCACTAGAAAACTAGCACACTGGTGATCTTGATGCGTCCTAACTTTTAACAGATCATTTAATCAATAGACCATCAGGGCAGATCATGACGGTCTTTTGATCTACTGATAGAGGTCAGCTGAACACTCAGTATGAAGAGATGTTTTGTTGGTATACAGTGGTAGGAAAAACATTTAGGCTTACCATTTGCTTCCTCTGAAGCAGCCGGTTTGTCATGAACTTCCGGGTTCTGACTGTCACTGTGTCGTTCTGAAAGTAGATGGGGAACAGAGTTTAGGGACCCTACACACATCTAgatactatacacacacgtagcAAGACAAGTAGTATACATCAACACAAGTATTTAAACAAGACGTTGGCTTTGTCAGGTAGCAAGTTAGTTAGCAGGCCATAAAGAAAAGTTACTTGTTGCATTACAATTACACATCAGATCACAAATCAACTGTTActctaacagtgaaatgcttaattacgggCCCTtcacaacaatgcagagaaagaaGAGGGAAAAAATTGAAACGCAATAAAAAGGTAAAACAATTAGTaacaataacgtggctatatacacacgaTAACAGCACCGAGTTGATGTGTAAGGGTACGAGGCAGTTGAGGTAGATatatacatataactaggaattaAGTGCCTAGGCAACAGGATAAACAGagcatgtgatgagtcaaaaaagttactgcagatagttaaatagtttaCCAAATAGTTACccggactaactatttagcagtcttatggcttaaggttagaagctgttcagggtcctgttagtttcagacttggtgcatcggcaCCTTTTGCCATGTGAtaacagagaacagtctattactTGAGTGGCTGGagtgacaatttttagggccttgctctgacacagcctggtatagaggtcctggatgagtTTGgcgccagtgatgtactgggctgtacgcactactctctgtagcgccttgtagtaggatgccaagcagttgctataccaagcgctgatgcagccagtcaagatgctctcaatagtgcagctgtataactttgaggatctgagggcccatgccaattcctttcagcctcctgagcgggaaaaggctttgtcgtgccctctttacaactgtcttggtatgtggACCACGATAGATCCTTAATGATGTGGACAGAGGAACctaaagctctcgacccgctacactacagcccagtcgatatGAATGGGGGTGTGCatggccctccatttcctgtagtctacgatcagctcGTGTCAAGCTGATATTGAGGGAGCGGTTGTTCTCCTGGCAGTATCTGActatccctataggctgtctcatcattgatcaggcctaccaccgtcatgtCATCAAACGTATCATGCCATGCAACAAGAGGTAGCTAGCGAACTACATTACTTGGATTTAACTACCTACACAAGTAACATTTAGTAGCTAGTTAGATACACGAGTGACAGGTCCAATATATACTTTTGAGGAGACAGTCCTAAACCAAATCATACCGACAGGTTACTGAATCAATAACTAACATCCTGGCTATCTACTGTAGCCAACCAAGGCAAGTTAACTAACTTAGCTTCCATCTACTCAAATCATGTAAACGAACCACTTCAAACACCGGAGCACTTCTGGACAGATTGACTACAAGGTACACGACAGAAACCATGCATTTGTGGTAACTTAGCGTTAGTTATCTTGTCGGAACTAGCTAGGTAGTTTTCAGAATCCTAATACCACTTTACAAGTGACATACTGTGCCAGAGGCTCACTAGCCACAGCAGTCGAAGACACCTTGCTAGCACATACTTTAGCATGTAGCTAGCCACATTGCCTATGCTGGCCAAATAATACTATTATACAAGACTGGACAAAACCACAATGTAGCCGCCAACACGTAGTAGTGGAAAATAAGAAGCCATGTGCTACAAAACTTTTACTGAATGGTTTGTACAACTGAACAGGTCCAAAAGCCGAGCGCTCGGCTAGGCCACCGAAATTCATCAGTTCATAAAAGACTAAAAACTACTTTTACCATTTCAATATTCTAATATTCCTACAGGGATGGCTTATAAATGTATTTGGACTTCGTGATTTTAACAACGATGAGAGGATGGTGACGATAAACAAAGGATTTAATTCTAGATTTTATGCCACAAGACTCACCATATTGACATCAGCCTCTCAGGGACGAGGAAAAGGAGGAAGGACCCGATGCCGGCCAACCAAACGCCTGAATGGAAGCCGTGCGACCTGAATACTTGCCTGAATAAAAGTAAATTCAAATTATTTGAGAGACCACATATGGAAATAGAACGTgtcgtttttgtattttttatgtattatttttttCAAGTGTATATGACTTTAGAGCAACGTCACTCAATCAAATAAATACCCATGTAATTTTGGCAAAACACATGAATGTATGCAATACAGTATGAATAACATGTTTGTTCATTACAAATGTATTAACTGATGACATTTTATTAATCTAGCAGGTACACAATCATGCCCTGATGCCCTTTTTCCAAAAGTAGCCCACCACAGTATTATTCAGTATATGTTTATGTATAATTTTGTTTATTATTGAACGACGTAAGTATTTTTATTCACATGGTTCATGGAAATGGACGGTAGTAGACAAAACATAGAGCGCAATTTttgaatttgtatttgtatttttaggGATCCCCATAAGCtgttgccaaagcagcagctatgCTTCCTGGAGTCCAAACACATGaattaaggcacttacatataaaacaaaatataaaacagtaCATTATATAACATttttacaccactacatatctacaatacaaaatgtataataccaccatacaacaatatacgtgtgtgtggagtgtgtatgCTAGCGCTTCTGTGCGCCTCTTCACAGttcctgctgttccataaggtgtaatTCCTACCGGTACCGCTAGATGTCAGTAAAGTAGCGTCAATGACAGCCTGGTCAaagatttatttaacctttatttaactaggcaagtcagttaagaacacattcctatttacaatgacggcctatcccggccaaTCCCTTCCCTAACCCGTACGACGCTGgggcaattgtgcgccaccctatgggactcccgatcacgagcggttgtgatacagcccgggatcaaaccaatagtcacatgcgtcgaatacaacaggtgtattacagtgaaatgcttacttacgagcccctaaccaacaatgcagttaaaaataaTGACACGAATAAGAATAATAAttaaaaagtaacaagtaattaaagagcagcagtaaaataacaatagtgagactatatacaggggggtactggtacagagtcaatgtgcgttgGAActagttagtcgaggtaattgaggtaatatgtacatgcaggtagagttattaaagtgactatgcattgatgATAACAACAGACTAGCAGGGTTgtaaaggaggaggggggggggccaATGCATatagtctggatagccatttggttagatgttcaggagtcttatggcttgggggtaaaaactgttgagaagcctgtttgtcctagacttggcactccggtaccgcttgccatgcggtagtagagagaacagtctatgactagggtggctggagtctttgacaattttagggccttcctctgacaccgcccggtgtagaggtcctggatggcagacagcttagccccagtgatgtactgggccgtgcgcactaccctctgtagtgattTGCGGACAGAGaacgagcaattgccgtaccaggcagtgatgcaaccagtcaggatgctctcgatgtttcagctgtagaaccttttgagggtctcaggacccatgccaaatctttttagtttcctgagggggaataggctttgtcgtgccctcttcatgattgtcttggtgtgtttggaccattctagtttgttgttgatgtggacaccaaagaacttgaagctctcaacctgctccactacagccccgttgatgagaatgggggcgtgctcggtcctccttttcctgtagtccacaatcatctccttagtcttggttacgttgagggataggttgttattctggcaccacccggccaggtctctgacctcctccctatagcctgtcttgtcgttgtcggtgatcaggcctaccactgttgtgttgtctgcaaacttaatgatggtgttggagtcgtgcctggccatgcagtcgtgggtgaac includes the following:
- the LOC139571046 gene encoding small ribosomal subunit protein eS24 isoform X2 codes for the protein MNDTVTVRTRKFMTNRLLQRKQMVVDVLHPGKATVPKTEIREKLAKMYKTTPDVVFVFGFRTQFGGGKTTGFAMVYDSLDYAKKNEPKHRLARHGLYEKKKSSRKQRKERKNRMKKVRGTKKASVGAAGKK
- the LOC139571046 gene encoding small ribosomal subunit protein eS24 isoform X1: MNDTVTVRTRKFMTNRLLQRKQMVVDVLHPGKATVPKTEIREKLAKMYKTTPDVVFVFGFRTQFGGGKTTGFAMVYDSLDYAKKNEPKHRLARHGLYEKKKSSRKQRKERKNRMKKVRGTKKASVGAAGKKK